A stretch of the Rodentibacter haemolyticus genome encodes the following:
- a CDS encoding hemagglutinin repeat-containing protein, producing the protein MAAANAGWTAYRAGQTLGQVGKSLGELMQNGTVPTEAVSVSITYSEQKSEETRRTEGSTANNSQVNAGGKVMIQASGGGKQSNINIIGSDVGGKQGTALIADNDVNLTAQQQTHKERSRNKSSGFNAGVAIAVGNGVSFGITAGGNYGRGYGNGDDETYRNSHIGDSSSQTLIQAGNNATLKGAQVQGKGVVLNAENLHIESLQDKMKYQGKQMNVSGQVTVGYGFSASGSYSQSNIKSDYASVVEQSGIYAGDEGYQINVGNHTSLKGGLITSSQQAEDQGKNRFSTGTLTAQNVENHANYKGTSFGVSGSTSMGGGEAAKEVGGAKLMAFGSNTLETGKDENGNPTKILKGDFNGRLSAGMGYDKASQSSITHSGINTKNIEIRDKTAQLEKTGKTVDETLSEIKTAVTTETAQANSGKLDNQFDKDKVLKELNVQVKVTKDFRENAFSTINAYVEPKQAELRAKIKEAKTEEEKTALYDEIYKRQYQKRLLETVVGMASGTPEIAITQGTLQLAATKMREETLKNSRLFKGIKDAKTGQQVLRNDSYDSGYFDGVKLGGVRIDVKAICDSSVGRCVDNADGSKTFYGNKNYTLFDAIDPTINKNEGVNKLYGPTGGFQSIEGGWYLGDIVIPYKPGDLSDKVIESFAGNHDFKGGQIWGFYDKDGNTAEKDPITQVRADITTVVAIPVSAPFALSDLMSSDMVEVLMKIGGQ; encoded by the coding sequence ATGGCAGCAGCCAATGCAGGTTGGACGGCTTACCGAGCAGGGCAAACCCTTGGGCAGGTAGGGAAATCCCTGGGTGAATTAATGCAAAACGGCACCGTACCGACAGAAGCGGTGAGTGTTTCTATTACTTACAGTGAACAAAAAAGTGAAGAAACCCGCCGTACCGAAGGCAGCACGGCAAATAATAGCCAAGTGAATGCAGGCGGTAAAGTGATGATTCAAGCAAGCGGAGGCGGCAAACAATCGAATATCAATATCATCGGTTCAGATGTGGGTGGTAAACAAGGCACAGCCCTGATTGCCGATAATGACGTGAATTTGACCGCCCAACAGCAAACCCACAAAGAGCGTAGCCGAAATAAATCCAGTGGTTTTAATGCAGGGGTTGCTATTGCAGTGGGCAATGGCGTGTCTTTCGGCATAACCGCAGGGGGGAATTATGGCAGAGGCTATGGCAATGGAGATGACGAAACCTATCGAAACAGCCATATTGGCGACAGTTCAAGTCAAACCCTGATTCAAGCAGGCAATAACGCGACCCTAAAAGGGGCACAAGTGCAGGGCAAAGGTGTGGTCTTAAATGCCGAAAACCTTCATATCGAAAGTTTACAGGACAAGATGAAATATCAAGGTAAACAAATGAACGTGAGCGGACAAGTCACCGTAGGTTATGGTTTCTCCGCTTCAGGCAGCTACAGCCAATCCAATATTAAATCGGATTATGCAAGCGTAGTGGAACAATCGGGGATTTATGCCGGTGATGAGGGTTATCAAATCAATGTTGGGAATCACACCAGTCTCAAAGGCGGTTTAATCACCTCAAGCCAACAGGCTGAAGACCAAGGCAAAAACCGCTTCAGTACGGGAACTCTTACCGCTCAAAACGTTGAAAACCATGCGAATTATAAAGGTACTTCCTTTGGTGTTTCGGGTTCGACAAGTATGGGAGGCGGTGAAGCTGCAAAAGAAGTCGGCGGGGCTAAGTTGATGGCGTTTGGTTCAAATACTCTTGAAACCGGCAAAGATGAAAATGGCAACCCGACCAAAATATTAAAAGGCGATTTTAATGGCAGACTTTCAGCCGGTATGGGTTATGACAAAGCGTCTCAATCGAGTATCACGCACAGCGGAATTAATACGAAAAACATCGAAATTAGGGATAAAACAGCTCAACTTGAAAAGACGGGTAAAACCGTAGATGAAACTTTGTCTGAAATAAAAACGGCGGTAACGACCGAAACCGCTCAGGCGAATTCAGGCAAGTTGGACAATCAATTTGATAAAGACAAGGTATTAAAAGAGCTAAACGTTCAAGTGAAAGTGACGAAAGACTTTAGAGAAAATGCTTTCAGCACAATCAATGCCTATGTAGAACCAAAACAAGCGGAATTACGAGCCAAAATTAAAGAAGCCAAAACGGAGGAAGAAAAGACCGCACTTTATGATGAAATTTATAAACGGCAATATCAAAAACGATTGCTTGAAACGGTAGTTGGAATGGCGAGCGGAACACCTGAAATCGCCATCACCCAAGGCACGTTACAACTTGCTGCTACCAAAATGCGAGAGGAAACGCTGAAAAATTCACGGCTATTTAAGGGAATTAAAGATGCGAAAACAGGACAACAAGTGTTACGCAATGATTCCTATGATAGTGGGTATTTTGATGGTGTGAAACTGGGTGGTGTGAGGATTGATGTGAAGGCGATTTGTGATTCTTCCGTTGGTCGTTGTGTAGATAATGCCGATGGATCAAAGACATTTTATGGAAATAAAAATTACACATTATTTGATGCGATTGACCCGACTATAAATAAAAATGAAGGAGTTAATAAATTATATGGACCAACAGGTGGTTTCCAATCTATTGAAGGAGGATGGTATTTAGGGGACATCGTGATTCCTTATAAACCAGGTGATTTATCTGATAAAGTGATTGAATCTTTTGCAGGAAATCATGATTTTAAAGGAGGGCAAATATGGGGATTTTATGACAAGGATGGAAATACTGCAGAAAAAGACCCTATCACACAAGTTCGTGCGGATATTACAACTGTTGTGGCAATTCCTGTATCAGCTCCATTTGCCTTATCTGATTTAATGTCATCCGACATGGTAGAAGTTCTGATGAAAATAGGGGGGCAATAA
- a CDS encoding hemagglutinin repeat-containing protein: MDKLILDMVWLVNKEITLPSGKTLTVLTPQVYLVSRNLDVTTQGALISAREISGNIKGNITNSGTIAGRNLTALSAEHLNNQGIVLGSSVNLLAKQKLVNLGGKIQALDSAVLMGNQGVEIASQTSSSANYDGFGNQFAHTNLNRQAEIDVKGQLQIISPKDVTLKAANLNADVIHIQGDKVDIGTVSTSNKQHYNANLDNYSRLDQQQEIGSKLNAANHISILSQNATRVRQAALHSNNGTLAITSINGDIQIQEGRNKEQLAFGAKSTHSGTLQKTTVTTKHDHSYDMAEGSAIDGNRILLRADKGNVTVQGSSVVGEKGFTAIAQNIAIQEAENRMFEQDFEKTSKSGLMGSGGFGFSVGMRKESVENDQTKYYAQKSQVGSLNGDTTLIADKHYSQSASHVTSVKGNVSIQAEQVDIAAASDKYETNYKRTFEQKGLTIAINTPIQAAINAVKQVADSVQTVGESKDNRINAMAAANAGWTAYRAGQTLGQVGKSLGELMQNGTVPTEAVSVSITYSEQKSEETRRTEGSTANNSQVNAGGKVMIQASGGGKQSNINIIGSDVGGKQGTALIADNDVNLTAQQQTHQERSRNKSSGFNAGVAIAVGNGVSFGITAGGNYGRGYGNGDDETYRNSHIGDSSSQTLIQAGNNATLKGAQVQGKGVSLNAENLHIESLQDKMKYQGKQMNVSGQVTVGYGFSASGSYNQSKINSDYASVAEQSGIYAGDEGYQINVENQINLIGGAILSNAEASKNKLSAKMFSFKEIENHANTKASAVGLTAGFSIGRDQTSEEDKENNRIYRTQREKNGETFEQANPNKTNRSPIGFGLGENDVHSADFYALAKIGLTNLLGNSKKAENASSTTLSVISEGQFDIKDSQGQENIKQITKGTNAQTNSLQKQNYQDLQKEVETDLAIKKSFYSNVAGLTDEAYRTMFIAEHRMMAVETDEKGNPVKDHNLEKDLDDEARKVVDKKLRQGEITQAEYQQELENYKYDQLGKGRNIYRLREVSDQERQNLKQVTYTDPVTGKSETRTVVAFNGIFNDENAAAKFASQNYVAKKGESGNIDTRIYKDMYFVHHPKASNPISELLVAGYEKMFETSFGNLLGMDNSSLQVKGLMENYGKNNLFIGAHSRGTLTVANALNALDTKENQEKKILSGTLVKMVGPAADVTRSDNRLSRLQTGESRNESNKEGSIRIENHESDPVGSMPLLLGGNPATMKDNEHNHWLGKKLLDMFGDDSSVHNCHGLGQKQCVTDGYRKEGDLIMNKEQRIYELNKK, translated from the coding sequence ATGGATAAACTTATTCTTGATATGGTATGGCTGGTGAATAAAGAAATCACCTTACCGAGCGGTAAAACCTTAACCGTCCTCACACCGCAAGTTTATTTGGTTTCCCGCAATCTTGACGTTACCACGCAAGGTGCTTTAATTTCGGCACGGGAAATCAGTGGGAATATCAAGGGTAACATTACAAACAGCGGTACCATTGCAGGTCGAAATCTGACCGCACTTTCAGCAGAACATTTGAACAATCAGGGGATTGTGCTGGGTAGTAGTGTCAATTTACTTGCCAAACAGAAGTTGGTGAATCTTGGAGGTAAAATTCAAGCCTTGGATTCTGCCGTACTGATGGGAAATCAAGGTGTAGAAATTGCAAGCCAAACCAGCAGTTCAGCCAATTATGATGGCTTTGGCAATCAATTTGCCCATACCAATCTGAATCGCCAAGCGGAAATTGATGTGAAGGGGCAGTTGCAAATTATCAGCCCGAAAGATGTCACACTCAAAGCAGCGAATCTCAATGCAGATGTTATTCACATTCAAGGGGATAAGGTAGATATTGGCACGGTATCGACAAGCAATAAACAGCATTATAACGCCAATTTGGATAACTATTCTCGCTTAGACCAACAGCAAGAAATCGGCTCAAAACTAAATGCCGCTAATCATATTTCCATTTTAAGCCAAAATGCGACCAGGGTTCGCCAAGCCGCTTTACACAGTAATAACGGCACCCTCGCCATCACATCAATTAATGGTGATATACAAATTCAAGAAGGACGTAATAAAGAACAACTTGCGTTTGGCGCCAAAAGTACACACAGCGGCACATTGCAAAAAACAACCGTCACCACAAAACACGACCACAGCTACGATATGGCGGAAGGTTCTGCGATTGATGGAAATCGTATCTTATTGCGTGCCGATAAGGGCAATGTCACTGTACAGGGTTCCTCAGTTGTGGGGGAAAAGGGCTTTACCGCAATAGCACAGAATATCGCTATCCAAGAAGCGGAAAATCGAATGTTTGAACAAGACTTTGAAAAAACGAGCAAATCGGGACTAATGGGCAGCGGAGGCTTTGGTTTTAGTGTTGGAATGCGTAAAGAAAGCGTGGAGAACGACCAAACCAAATACTACGCCCAAAAAAGCCAAGTAGGGAGTTTGAACGGTGATACAACGCTGATAGCAGATAAGCACTACAGCCAAAGTGCCAGCCACGTGACTTCGGTGAAAGGGAATGTCTCTATTCAAGCCGAACAAGTGGATATCGCCGCAGCAAGTGATAAATACGAAACCAACTACAAACGCACGTTTGAGCAGAAAGGGTTGACGATAGCGATTAACACGCCAATCCAAGCAGCGATAAATGCAGTGAAACAAGTAGCGGACTCGGTACAAACCGTAGGTGAAAGCAAAGATAACCGCATTAATGCCATGGCGGCAGCCAATGCAGGTTGGACGGCTTACCGAGCAGGGCAAACCCTTGGGCAGGTAGGGAAATCCCTGGGTGAATTAATGCAAAACGGCACCGTACCGACAGAAGCGGTGAGTGTTTCTATTACTTACAGTGAACAAAAAAGTGAAGAAACCCGCCGTACCGAAGGCAGCACGGCAAATAATAGCCAGGTGAATGCAGGCGGTAAAGTGATGATTCAAGCAAGCGGAGGCGGCAAACAATCGAATATCAATATCATCGGTTCAGATGTGGGTGGTAAACAAGGCACAGCCCTGATTGCCGATAATGACGTGAATCTCACAGCCCAACAGCAAACCCACCAAGAGCGTAGCCGAAATAAATCCAGCGGTTTTAATGCAGGGGTTGCTATTGCAGTGGGCAATGGCGTGTCTTTCGGCATAACCGCAGGGGGGAATTATGGCAGAGGCTATGGCAATGGAGATGACGAAACCTATCGAAACAGCCATATTGGCGACAGTTCAAGTCAAACCCTGATTCAAGCAGGCAATAACGCGACCCTAAAAGGGGCACAAGTACAGGGCAAAGGCGTAAGCTTGAATGCCGAGAACCTTCATATCGAAAGTTTACAGGACAAGATGAAATATCAAGGTAAACAAATGAACGTGAGCGGACAAGTCACTGTCGGTTACGGCTTCTCTGCTTCAGGCAGTTATAACCAATCAAAAATCAACTCGGATTATGCAAGTGTAGCGGAACAATCGGGGATTTATGCCGGAGATGAGGGTTATCAAATCAATGTTGAGAATCAAATTAATCTGATTGGAGGTGCAATTCTTTCTAATGCTGAGGCGTCAAAAAATAAACTCTCAGCCAAAATGTTTAGTTTTAAAGAAATCGAAAATCACGCCAATACTAAAGCAAGTGCGGTAGGATTAACGGCAGGATTTTCGATTGGGCGGGATCAAACCTCTGAGGAAGATAAGGAAAATAATCGTATTTATCGTACCCAAAGGGAGAAAAACGGAGAAACTTTTGAACAAGCGAACCCAAATAAAACGAATCGTAGCCCGATTGGATTTGGCTTAGGTGAAAATGATGTACACAGTGCCGATTTTTACGCATTAGCTAAAATTGGATTAACTAATTTATTGGGGAATAGTAAAAAAGCTGAAAATGCGTCAAGTACCACGTTATCGGTTATTAGTGAGGGGCAATTTGATATTAAAGACTCTCAGGGACAAGAAAATATCAAACAAATTACGAAAGGAACAAACGCACAAACCAACAGTTTACAAAAACAAAATTATCAAGATTTACAAAAAGAAGTTGAAACGGATTTGGCGATTAAGAAATCGTTTTACTCAAATGTGGCAGGCTTAACGGATGAAGCTTATCGCACCATGTTTATTGCTGAGCATCGGATGATGGCAGTGGAAACAGATGAAAAAGGTAATCCTGTAAAAGATCATAATCTTGAAAAAGACCTTGATGATGAGGCTCGTAAGGTGGTAGATAAAAAGCTACGGCAAGGTGAAATTACTCAAGCTGAGTATCAACAAGAGTTAGAGAATTATAAATATGATCAATTAGGTAAAGGTCGCAATATTTATCGGCTGAGAGAAGTCTCCGATCAAGAACGACAAAACTTGAAGCAAGTAACGTACACCGATCCTGTAACAGGAAAATCAGAAACGAGAACGGTAGTGGCGTTTAATGGAATTTTTAATGATGAAAATGCCGCGGCAAAATTTGCTTCCCAAAATTATGTGGCTAAGAAAGGAGAAAGCGGAAATATAGACACAAGAATCTATAAAGATATGTATTTTGTCCATCATCCTAAAGCTTCTAATCCTATTTCCGAATTACTGGTTGCCGGTTATGAAAAAATGTTTGAAACCTCTTTTGGTAATTTGTTAGGTATGGATAACTCCAGCTTACAGGTGAAGGGATTGATGGAAAATTATGGCAAAAATAATCTTTTTATCGGTGCGCATAGTCGAGGCACCTTGACGGTTGCTAACGCATTAAATGCCTTAGATACCAAAGAAAATCAGGAAAAGAAAATACTTTCCGGCACATTAGTCAAAATGGTGGGACCCGCTGCAGATGTAACGCGTTCTGATAATAGATTAAGCCGATTACAAACCGGAGAATCAAGAAATGAATCCAATAAGGAAGGTTCTATTCGTATTGAAAATCATGAATCAGATCCGGTGGGAAGTATGCCTTTATTGCTTGGCGGAAATCCGGCAACGATGAAGGATAACGAACATAATCATTGGCTAGGTAAAAAGCTCCTAGATATGTTTGGTGATGATTCATCGGTACACAATTGTCATGGATTAGGGCAAAAGCAATGTGTAACAGATGGTTATCGTAAAGAAGGGGATTTAATAATGAATAAAGAACAACGTATTTATGAGTTAAATAAAAAATAG